The genomic interval TCACTTCACTCCCGCCGTGATTTCGTAAAGGTCATCGGGCGTCAGGAACAGGTCCAGGGCCAGCTTGCCACAGACCAGAAGCACCAGCAGCGCCAGCAGGATCCGCAATTGCTCGGCCCGCAGCTTGGCGCCCAGTTGCGTGCCGATCTGCGCGCCGACCACGCCGCCGATGATCAGAAGCACCGCCAGCATCACATCCACGGTATTATAGCTGACGGCATGCATCAGCGTCGTGAAGGCGGTCACGAAGGTGATCTGGAACAGCGATGTGCCCACCACCACCTTGGTCGGCATGCCCAGCAGATAGATCATCGCGGGCACCATGATGAAACCGCCGCCCACGCCCATGATCGCCGCCAGCACACCGACGGCCACCCCCACCAGAAGCGGAGGGAAAATGCTGATATACAGCCCCGAGGCGCGGAATTTCATCTTCAGCGGCCATTTATGCACCCAGTTATGCTGGTGCAGACGCTTGCGATAGGTCGGGTTCTTGGACCGCCGCATGGTGCGGATGCTTTCCTGCAGCATCATCAGCCCGATCAGCCCCAGAAACACCACATAGCAAAGCTGCACGACCAGATCGATCTGGCCCAGACTTTGCAGGATGTTGAAGACGATCACCCCGAGGAAAGAGCCGATCAGCCCGCCAACCAGCAGCACGCCGCCCATTCGGAAATCGACGCTTTTGCGTTTGACATGGGCCAGCACCCCCGAGACGGACGAGGCCACGACCTGATTTGCGCCCGTCGCCACCGCGATCGGAGGCGGGATGCCGATGAAGAACAGCAAGGGCGTGATCAGAAAGCCGCCTCCGACACCGAAAAGGCCGCTCATCAGTCCGACCAGCCCGCCAAGACCGATCAGCGTAAATGCGTTCACCGAAACTTCGGCAATGGGCAGGTAAATCTGCATATCTCTCGCGCCATTTGCGTTCGCGTCAGGATGCAACGCGGGCGGCGACAGGTCAAACCGCTTTCGGTGCGGTGTCAATGGCTTGAAGCGCCGCGCGTGGCTCGGTAAGCAAAGATACGGAAGATTTTTTGTATCGGGTTGCGCGCCTGCGGGCGTGCCCGAGCTGGCACGGGGGCAGAATGCGCATCCTCATCACCAATGACGACGGCATCAACGCGCCGGGCCTGAAGGTTCTGGAACAGATCGCCGCCGAGCTTGCCGGAGCTGACGGCGAGGTCTGGGTCGTCGCCCCCGCCTTCGAACAATCGGGCGTCGCCCATTGCATCAGCTATGCCCATCCCACCATGGTGGCGGAACTGGCGCCACGCCGATATGCGGCCGAGGGCAGCCCCGCCGATTGCGTCCTGGCCGCCATTTACGACATCATGGTCGGGCAATTGCCAGATCTGGTGCTGTCGGGCGTGAACCGCGGCAATAATGCGGGCGAAAACGTGGTCTATTCCGGCACGATCGGCGCTGCGCTGGAGGCCGCGTTGCAGGGCATTCCCGCCATTGCCCTGTCGCAATATCTGGGACCGGCAACCGCGAAGCTGGATGATCCCTTCGACGCCTCGCGCATCCATGGCGCCGCCCTGGTCGGGAGGATTCTGGATCACGGGAACTGGGGTCAGGATGACGACTACCGCCTGTTCTACAACGTGAATTTCCCGCCGGTCGCCGCTGATGGCGTGCGCGGCACCCGCGCCGCGCCGCAGGGCCGCAGGCGGGGCACCAATTTCGGGGTCCAGCCCTATACCGCGCCCAATGGTCGCCGCTTCATGTGGGCGGTCGGCGGCGCGCAAAATGCGCCCGCCGTCAGCGGCAGCGATGTCGCGGCGAATATGGACGGCTATATCTCGGTCACGCCGATGCGGGCGGATCTGACCTGCCACGCATCGCTGACCGGCCTGCAGGCTTCGCTGCAGGGCAAGCCACCTCAGAACGGGGCAGAGCAATGAACGCCGACGATCACGAAGAGGACAGCCCCGCCGAACGCAAGATGCGCTTTCTGTTCCAGCTGCGCTCGCGCGGGGTGACGGATCCGCGTGTGCTGGAGGCGATGGAGCGCGTGGATCGCGGCCTGTTCATCCGTGGTCAGTTCTCGGATCGCGCCTATGAGGATACGCCATTGCCGATCCCCTGCGGACAGACGATCAGCCAGCCGTCGGTCGTGGGGTTGATGACACAGGCGCTTGCGCCCCGGCAGCGCGATACCGTGCTGGAGATCGGGACAGGCTCGGGCTATCAGGCGGCGGTGCTGTCGGGCCTGTGCCGCAGGGTCTATACCGTCGACCGCCATCGCCGTCTGGTGCAAGAGGCCGAGGCGATCTTCCAGCAGCTTGGCATGTCCAATATCACCGCGCAGATTGCCGATGGCTCGCGCGGCCTGCCCGATCAGGCGCCCTTCGACCGCATACTTGTGACCGCCGCAGCCGAGGATCCGCCCGGCCCGCTGTTGGCACAGTTGAAGATCGGCGGTATCATGGTGGTGCCGGTCGGACAGTCGGATGCAGTGCAGACGCTGATCCGCGTGACCCGGACCGAGACAGGCTTTGACTATGACGAATTGCGACAGGTGCGCTTTGTGCCACTGGTCGAGGGGCTGGGACAGACATAGCCCCCTTCCGCGCAACCGGACATGAGGACGACAGGATGAGCAGAAATTTCAAATGGTTGGCTGCGGGCGCAGCCCTTTCCCTATTGGCATCATGCGGCGCGAATGGCGCCTTCGATCCGGATTTCCGCCGCTGGGCGCCGGGCGGGCTGAACACGGCGGATGCCGCCGCGCGCGCAGCGCCCCGCCCTGCCCCTGACAGTCGCGGTCTGATCAACTTCCCCGACTATCAGGTGGTCATTGCCGGCCGGGGCGACACGCCCGCCAAGATCGCGCAGCGGCTTGGCCTGAACGCGAATGAGCTGGCGCAGTATAACGCCCTGCCCGCCGATGCGACGCTGAATACAGGCCAGCCGCTGGTCCTGCCGCGCCGCGTGGCGGCGGGGACGGGTGGCGGCGGCGGCACGGCAGCGGTTGCCGATCCCTTCGCGGGCCAGCCACAGGCCGCAACGGCCGCGCAAAAACCCGCCCCCGCGCCGACCAGCACCGCAGCCCAGCCGCGTCAGCATGTCGTGGCCTCGGGCGAAACGGCATGGTCGATCGCCCGGAAATACGGAACCAATGTGCAGGATCTGGCCGAATGGAACAGCCTGCCCGCGAACATGTCGCTGCGCGTGGGCCAGCGGCTGATGATCCCGGTCGCGGGGCAATCCCCCCCCGCCGCCAAGGCTGATGGCACCACCGCGCCGGGCGCAGGCAGCCCGACACCGCGCCCGCCCTCATCCTCTGAGCCCCTGCCCGATGAAAAAACGGCCACTGCAGGCGATCCCGGCCCGAAGGCGCCCGAAACCAATCTGGGCGCGACCCGCACGGCGGCCAGCAGCGGCGGGCAGTTCCAGATGCCGGTCTCCGGCTCGATCATCCGCGTCTATGACAAGGGCAAGAATGACGGCATCGACATCTCTGCCACCGCCGGCGCCCCGGTCAAGGCTGCGGGCAGCGGCACGGTTGCGGCCGTGACCAAGGACACCTCGGGCGTGCCCATCGTCGTCGTGCGCCATACCGGCAATCTGATGACGGTCTATACCGGGCTGGACAATGCGCTGGAGGTGAAAAAGGGCGATACCGTGACCTCG from Paracoccus fistulariae carries:
- a CDS encoding sulfite exporter TauE/SafE family protein, with the protein product MQIYLPIAEVSVNAFTLIGLGGLVGLMSGLFGVGGGFLITPLLFFIGIPPPIAVATGANQVVASSVSGVLAHVKRKSVDFRMGGVLLVGGLIGSFLGVIVFNILQSLGQIDLVVQLCYVVFLGLIGLMMLQESIRTMRRSKNPTYRKRLHQHNWVHKWPLKMKFRASGLYISIFPPLLVGVAVGVLAAIMGVGGGFIMVPAMIYLLGMPTKVVVGTSLFQITFVTAFTTLMHAVSYNTVDVMLAVLLIIGGVVGAQIGTQLGAKLRAEQLRILLALLVLLVCGKLALDLFLTPDDLYEITAGVK
- the surE gene encoding 5'/3'-nucleotidase SurE, with translation MRILITNDDGINAPGLKVLEQIAAELAGADGEVWVVAPAFEQSGVAHCISYAHPTMVAELAPRRYAAEGSPADCVLAAIYDIMVGQLPDLVLSGVNRGNNAGENVVYSGTIGAALEAALQGIPAIALSQYLGPATAKLDDPFDASRIHGAALVGRILDHGNWGQDDDYRLFYNVNFPPVAADGVRGTRAAPQGRRRGTNFGVQPYTAPNGRRFMWAVGGAQNAPAVSGSDVAANMDGYISVTPMRADLTCHASLTGLQASLQGKPPQNGAEQ
- a CDS encoding protein-L-isoaspartate(D-aspartate) O-methyltransferase produces the protein MNADDHEEDSPAERKMRFLFQLRSRGVTDPRVLEAMERVDRGLFIRGQFSDRAYEDTPLPIPCGQTISQPSVVGLMTQALAPRQRDTVLEIGTGSGYQAAVLSGLCRRVYTVDRHRRLVQEAEAIFQQLGMSNITAQIADGSRGLPDQAPFDRILVTAAAEDPPGPLLAQLKIGGIMVVPVGQSDAVQTLIRVTRTETGFDYDELRQVRFVPLVEGLGQT
- a CDS encoding LysM peptidoglycan-binding domain-containing protein, with the translated sequence MSRNFKWLAAGAALSLLASCGANGAFDPDFRRWAPGGLNTADAAARAAPRPAPDSRGLINFPDYQVVIAGRGDTPAKIAQRLGLNANELAQYNALPADATLNTGQPLVLPRRVAAGTGGGGGTAAVADPFAGQPQAATAAQKPAPAPTSTAAQPRQHVVASGETAWSIARKYGTNVQDLAEWNSLPANMSLRVGQRLMIPVAGQSPPAAKADGTTAPGAGSPTPRPPSSSEPLPDEKTATAGDPGPKAPETNLGATRTAASSGGQFQMPVSGSIIRVYDKGKNDGIDISATAGAPVKAAGSGTVAAVTKDTSGVPIVVVRHTGNLMTVYTGLDNALEVKKGDTVTSGQPLGKAGGGGFVHFEVRQGFDSVDPEKYVN